Proteins from a genomic interval of Capsicum annuum cultivar UCD-10X-F1 chromosome 4, UCD10Xv1.1, whole genome shotgun sequence:
- the LOC107869696 gene encoding LOW QUALITY PROTEIN: DUF21 domain-containing protein At4g14240-like (The sequence of the model RefSeq protein was modified relative to this genomic sequence to represent the inferred CDS: substituted 1 base at 1 genomic stop codon), which produces MHPLNAVAVVRMATKCHSGLGAEIAFGTVSWFVYAGISCFLVLFAGIMSGLTLGLMSLGLVELEILQQSGTPSEKNQAATILPVVQKQHQLLVTLLLCNAAAMEALPLYLDKLFNQYLAIILSVTFVLFFGEVIPQAICTRYGLSVGSNFVWLVRILMFLWYPIAYPIGKILDCVLGHNEVLFRRAQLKALVSIHSXEAGKGGELTHDETTIISGALDLTEKTAEEAMTPIESTFSLDVNSKLDWEAMGKVLARGHSRVPVYSRNPKNVIGLLLVKSLLTVRAETETPVSAVSIRRIPRVPADMPLYDILNEFQKGSSHMAAVVKAKGKSKKPLSVVEEQKPEDNSENSQETAPLLMKKDGKSDNVIVDIEKPTLPAVPTSGDTVLNSVPHSSDDIEDAEVIGIITLEDVFKELLQEEIVDETDEYVDVHKRIRVAAAAAASSVARAPSIRRLTAQKAAGGQSKQGQSPKKSSEGISISRTQGSIEEPLLEDKR; this is translated from the exons ATGCACCCCTTGAATGCGGTGGCAGTGGTTCGAATGGCAACCAAATGTCATTCTGGTCTGGGAGCAGAAATAGCATTTGGAACGGTGTCATGGTTTGTGTATGCTGGGATTTCATGTTTCTTAGTACTATTCGCTGGAATTATGTCAGGATTGACGTTAGGCCTCATGTCTTTGGGTCTTGTCGAACTTGAAATCCTTCAACAAAGTGGCACACCCTCTGAGAAAAACCAAGCGG CTACAATCCTTCCTGTTGTTCAGAAGCAACATCAGCTTCTTGTCACACTACTTCTCTGTAATGCTGCTGCAATGGAG GCCCTGCCTCTATACCTGGATAAGCTTTTCAACCAATATCTGGCCATAATACTATCAGTAACTTTCGTTTTGTTTTTTGGAGAG GTTATTCCTCAAGCAATATGCACCAGATATGGACTTTCTGTAGGTTCTAACTTTGTTTGGCTTGTTCGTATTTTGATGTTCCTATGGTATCCTATTGCTTACCCCATCGGAAAG ATCCTAGACTGTGTATTGGGACATAATGAAGTACTATTCAGACGAGCTCAATTAAAAGCCCTTGTTTCTATCCACAGTTGAGAG gCTGGCAAGGGAGGTGAACTGACACATGATGAGACAACAATCATTAGTGGAGCACTGGATTTGACTGAGAAG ACTGCTGAGGAGGCTATGACACCCATCGAGTCAACGTTTTCATTGGATGTTAATTCAAAGCTGGACTG GGAGGCAATGGGAAAAGTTCTTGCACGGGGGCATAGCCGTGTTCCTGTCTACTCCAGAAATCCAAAGAATGTTATTGGACTTCTACTG GTAAAAAGTCTGCTTACTGTAAGGGCGGAGACAGAGACACCAGTTAGTGCAGTTTCTATTCGTAGAATTCCACG TGTTCCTGCTGATATGCCACTATACGACATACTAAATGAATTTCAAAAAGGTAGCAGTCATATGGCTGCGGTGGTGAAGGCTAAAGGGAAAAGCAAAAAACCTCTCTCTGTAGTTGAGGAACAGAAACCTGAAGATAACAGTGAAAATTCTCAAGAAACAGCTCCTCTTCTGATGAAAAAGGATGGGAAATCAGATAATGTCATCGTTGATATTGAGAAGCCTACACTGCCAGCAGTACCAACATCTGGTGATACAGTGTTGAATAGTGTGCCTCATTCATCAGATGATATTGAGGATGCTGAAGTAATAGGTATTATCACCTTGGAAGACGTATTTAAAGAATTGTTACAG GAGGAAATTGTGGACGAAACTGATGAGTATGTTGATGTTCATAAAAG GATACGTGTGGCTGCAGCAGCTGCTGCTTCATCAGTAGCACGAGCACCTTCAATCCGGAGGTTGACAGCTCAAAAGGCAGCT GGAGGTCAAAGTAAACAAGGACAATCACCTAAGAAGTCGAGTGAGGGCATTTCCATCTCAAGGACACAAGGGAGCATTGAAGAGCCTCTACTCGAGGACAAGAGATAA